The DNA segment CTCGCCATGGGGCATTTCTACCGGCGTCTGACCGGGCCGAGCGCCTACAGTTCCGCTGCTCCTGCACCGTACCCGTACTGAGCGGCCCGGGGTCGGGGTGAGTGATCATCCCGACTCGACCGCGTGGTCCGGAAGCGGGCACTAGGGTGGTTCAACGGACCGGCTGGCTTCGGGTCCGCGTCGAGGACCGACAGCTGTGCGGTCGAAGGAGTGGGTGGAACGGTGTGCGGGATCGCGGCTGAGATCAGGTTCGACGGGACGCAGGCAGATGTCGGCGCGCTCGCCGCGATGACCGCCTGTCAGGTCCACCGGGGGCCCGACGGCTCCGGGCTGTGGGTACGGGAGCGGGTCGGGCTGGGGCACCGGCGGCTGGCCATCATCGATCTCTCCACCGCCGGCGCCCAGCCGCTGGTCGAGCCCGCGCTGGGATTGAGCGTGGTCTTCAACGGCTGCATCTACAACCACCACGAGCTGCGGGACGAGCTGGGCAAGCTGGGCCACAGCTTCTTCTCGATCTCCGACACCGAGGTGATCGCCAAGGCCTACAAGCAGTGGGGCACCGATTTTGTCGACCACCTGATCGGCATGTTCTCGCTGGTGATCGTCGAGCTCGACAGCGGGCGCACGATCCTCGCCCGTGACCGGCTCGGTATCAAGCCGATGTACCTCGACGAGCGTCCGGGAATGCTCCGGGTCGCCTCGACCGTACCCGCGCTGCTGGCCGCCGGCGGTGTGGACACCACGATCGACCCGGTGGCGCTGTCGTACTACATGAGCTGGCATGCGGTGGTGCCCGCGCCGCGGACCATCCTGAAGGGCATCCGAAAGCTGCCTCCGGCGACCGTCCGGGTGATCGAGGCCGACGGCAGCTCTCGGGAGTGGGTCTACTGGGAGCCCCGGTTCGAGCGCGATGCCGAACTGGCGGGCTGGAGCCAGGCCGACTGGTCGGAGGCGCTGATCGACAAGCTGCGGACCGCGGTCAAGCGGCGGATGGTGGCCGACGTGCCGGTCGGAGTGCTGCTCTCCGGCGGTGTCGACTCCAGCCTGATCGTCGGCCTGCTGGCCGAGGCGGGGCAATCGGGACTGGCGACCTACAGCATCGGCTTCGAATCCGCCGGTGGTGAGTCCGGCGACGAGTTCGAGTACTCCGGACTGGTCGCCGAGCATTTCGGCACCGACCACCATCGGATCCCGATCGAGTCCTCGCGGCTGCTGCCGGGAATCGATGCCGCGGTACGGGCGATGAGCGAGCCGATGGTCAGCCATGACTGCGTCGCCTTCCACCTGCTCAGCCAGGAGGTGTCGAAGACGATCAAGGTCGTCCAGTCCGGCCAGGGTGCCGATGAGGTCCTCGGCGGCTACTCCTGGTACCCGCCTCTGGCCGGCGTACCGCGATCCGAGGCCGCCGAGGTCTATGCCGATCACTTCTTCGACCGGCGATGGGATTCGCTGACCAAGATCGTCAATCGGCAGTGGCTTCCCGATCATGACGCTCCGATGGCCTTCACCGAGCAGCGTTTCGCCGTACCCGGGGCCGAGACCGCGGTCGATGCCGCATTGCGCAACGACACCACCGTGATGTTGGTCGACGACCCGGTCAAGCGGGTCGACACGATGACCATGGACTGGGGCCTGGAGGCACGGGTGCCGTTCCTCGACCACGAGTTCGTCGAGTTCTGCGGCAAGATCCCGCCGGAGTTGAAGCTCGCCGACGGTGGCAAGGGGGTGCTGAAGCGGGGCGCCCGCGGGCACATCCCGGATGCGGTGATCGATCGGACGAAGGGCTACTTCCCGGTGCCGGCGATCCGGCAGCTGTCGGGCCCGTACCTGGACCGAGTGAGTGACGCACTGAATGCCCAGGCCGCCCGGGACCGTGATCTGTTCGATCGCTCCGTGGTGGATCAGTGGCTGGCAGCGCCCAATGATCATCGGACCGAACTGGACGGCAATGCCCTGTGGCAGTTGGCATTGTTGGAGATGTGGTTGCAGGAGCATTCGATTGGTTGAGCTGAATCCCTTGATCGACACCCGCAGCGACGCGGACCTGGCACCGGATCCGGCCCTCGCCCTGGAGCAGGCGTGGGGGAGCTGGTGCCCGACGATGACCCCGGACGCCTCCCGGGTCGCCTTCATCAGCGACCGGGACGGTTCCCCTGCCGTGTGGGTGCAGGATGTGGCCGGGGGAGCCGCGCAGCGGATCCATCTGTCCGAGGATCCGGTGGTCGACGTCCAGTGGTCGGCCGACCGCTCCTGGCTGTCGGTGGCGGTGGCCACCGACGGCGGTGTACGTACACAGGTCTGGGTCGTCCGGCCGGACGGGAGTGACGCCCGTTGTGTCGCGGGCTCGCGGCAGGTGCACGCCGAGCTCGGCCCCTGGGCCCGCAGCGGACAACGGCTGGTGGTCACCATCCCCTCGGCCGAACCCGGCTGGCAGGGTCAGTCCTATCTGGTGAACCCGGTCGACGGTGAGCGCGAGCTGCTGGCCGGCGCCGACCTGATCCATGTCCTCGACCTGTCGGTGGAGGAGCGTTTCGTGGTGATCCTCGACGGCCGGCGCGGTGAGCAGTACTGCGCCCTGGTCGATCGGATGGCCGACACCACGATCCCGTTGCTGCCGCATCGGGAGGTGGGGAGCACCGAGAAGGCGATGATCCGTCCCTCGCCGCCGGATGAGGCGGGGCCGATGACGGTCTACCTGGTGACCGACATGGGCGCGCCGCGGCGCCAGTTGGTGGCGATGGCGATCGGGCCCCACGGTTGGCGCAGCGCCGAGCGGGTGGTCGCGGCCCGTCCGGATGCCGAACTGGAGTCGGTCGACGCCGATGATCAAGGGCGGCTGCTGGTGCTGACCTGGAACCTCGACGGAGGCGACTCCGAGATCGAGTTGCTCGACTCCCACACCGGCGAGCAGCTGATCGTGCCGGACGTACCGAGCAGTCCCGGCAGCCCGAGCATGGTGATCTCGGGGGTCGTGCTCAGCCGCGACGGCACCCGGATCCTGTGCTGTGTCGACGGTCCGACCGCGCCGAGGCGGATCTGGTGCTTCGACACCCGCGTACTGCGCTGGCAGCCGGTGACCGCGCTGACTCCGATGCCGGACATCGAGTTGATCATCCCCACCCTCGAACAGTTCCCGGCCGAGGACGGGTTGATGCTCAGCGGCTGGCTCTACCGGGCACCGGGGGCGGACCGGAGCGCACCGGCGATGTTGTCGCTGCACGGTGGGCCCGAAGCCCAGGAACGTCCGGGATTCTCCCCGCAGCATCAGGCGCTGGCCAGCGCCGGAATCACGGTGTTCGCCCCGAACATCCGTGGCTCGTCCGGTTTCGGCCGGCACTTCGTCCATGCCGACGACAAGCAGAAGCGATTCGACGCCTTCGGTGACGTCCTGACCTGTCGCCAGTTCCTGGTCGACCAGGGCCTGGCCGCGCCCGAGCGGATTGCGGTCACCGGGCGGTCCTACGGCGGTTACCTCACCGCAGCGATGGTCGCGTTCCATCCCGACGCCTTCGCGGCCGGGGTGAACATCTGCGGGATGACCGACCTGCGTACCTTCTACCGCGACAGCGAGCCGTGGATCGCCGAGGCGGCGAAGTCGAAGTACGGCGATCCGGAGCTCGACGCCGACCTGCTTGCGCGGATCTCGCCGATGACCTCGATCGACCACGTCGTGGCGCCGGTGCTGGTCGTGCACGGCGAGCTGGACACCAATGTGCCGATCGGTGAGGCGATGCAGTTCGTGGATGCCCTGCGCGAGCGCGGTCGGGTCGTGGAATACCTCGAGCTGGCAGGGGAGGGGCACAACTATCGCCGGATCTCGTCCCGGGTGCAGCTCACCCGGGCCATCCGCCGTTTCCTCACCGAGCATCTCTGAGCGCTGCCCGACGGCAGTGCCGAACTGGTGGAGTGCAGCGGTCGTCGGGTGGTGAATGTGGGAGAGTTCATCGATGCAGCATTCGAGTCCGCAAGCCACAGTGTCGGGGTCGCTCGGCATCGGCATGGTCGGGTACGCCTTCATGGGCCGGGCCCACTCCCAGGGGTGGCTCGGGGCACGGGAGTTCTTCTCCCCTCCACTGTGGCCGCAGTTGCGTACTGTCGCCGGACGCAACCGTGCCGGTGCCCAGGAGCTGGCCGATCACTTCGGCTGGGGTGGGGTGACCACCGATTGGCAAGACCTGTTGTCCGACGACGGGATCGGTCTGGTCGACATCTGCACCCCGGGTGACACCCACGCCGAGATCGCCATCGCCGCACTCGAGGCAGGTCGGCATGTGCTGGTGGAGAAACCGATGGCGAACACCGTCGCCGAGGCCGAGCGGATGGCCGCCGCGGCCGAACGCGCCGCGGCACGCGGTCAGATCGCCATGGTCGGATTCACCTACCGTCGGGTGCCGGCGGTGCAGTTGGCCCGACAGATCGTCGCCGAGGGCAAGCTCGGCACGATCAGGTTGATCCGCGCGGAGTACCTGCAGGACTGGCTGGTGGATTCGGCCGCGCCGTTCACCTGGCGCTCGGACCGGGAACTGGCCGGTTCGGGTGCGCTGGGTGACATCGGGGCGCATGCGATCGACCTGGCGCAGTTCGTCAGTGGGGAGTTGATCACCGAGGTCTCCGGGTTGCTGGACACCGCGGTGGCCACCCGTACCGATGCGGAGGGGGTGGCGCAGGAGGTGACCGTCGACGACACGGCGGCTTTCCTCACCCGCTTCCAGGGCGGGGCAGTGGGCAACTTCACCGCCACCCGGATGGCGACCGGGCGGAAGAACTCACTCCGGCTGGAGATCAGCGGCGAACTGGGGGCGATCTCCTTCGACCTGGAGGACCTGAATGTGCTGCAACTGCAGGACACCTCCGAGGGTGACCGCGCGGGGTTCCGCCGGATCGATGTCACCGAACCCAGCCATCGGTACCTGTCGGGGTGGTGGCCGCCGGGACATGCGCTGGGTTATCAGCACGGTTTCACCCACCAGGCGCTGGACCTGTTGAACGGGATCGCGGCGGGTGAGAACCCTCGGCCCACCTTTGCCGATGCCCTCGGTGTGCAGCGGGTGCTGCAGTCGGTCGAGGACAGCGCCCGCGATCGCTCCTGGGTCGCGGTGGACCAGCTGGCCAGGACAGACAACTGACGGCAGCGCACGGACGGCCCACAGGCCGCGGTGGAATCGGCAGAAACATTCGTCATTCGGTCACTGCTGCCACATACGGCAGCGATGGCCGAATAACGACCGCAAATGCCTGTGCCCCGACATGCACGCCCAAGTCGTGCCGGTCTTCGGCCGGCTGCCGGGTCACAAGTTGATTGCGACGACCACCGGCACCATCCGGCCGGGTCTAGGGTGCGGCCATGTCGAACGCAGCTGGACAGGTCCGCAGGGCCGGCTCGATCACCGTCTTCGCCGGTGCCGCCGCCGGGATCGATGATCGTTGGGCGAAGACTGCCTACGAGCTGGGGCGGTTGATCGCCCAGGGGCCGGGGACGCTGGTCTTCGGGGCCGGCGGCACCGGACTGATGGGTGCGGTCTCCGACGGCGCACTGGACCACGGCGGGCACGTCGTCGGTGTGATCCCGGAGTCCATGATCGAGAAGGAGTGGGCCCGGCCCGATCTGACCGAGCTGATCGTCACCGACGGGATGCACGAGCGGAAGAAGATCATGGCCTCGCGCGCCGACGGGTTCATCTGCCTGCCCGGTGGGGCAGGGACCCTGGAGGAACTGGTCGAGATCTGGAGTTGGGTGAACCTCGGGTTCCTCGACAGCCGGATCGTGCTGCTCGACGACAACGGTTTCTGGCAGCCGCTGCTGGAGCTGGTGCAGCACTTCGAGCGTTCGGAGTTCCTCGGCGAACAGACCCGGCGACAGCTGCTGGTGGCCGAGGATCCGGCCGAGGCATTGGTCATGGCCCTGGGCTGAGTTTCCGGGTCCACCCAGCGGGGCGGCTGCGGTGACATTCCGGATGGGATCGGTGGTGTGCGCTGGGGTGGGCCGGCCCGCGACCGGCGGACCTGCCCGAGGGGAAAGCGGGCCACCTCGGCTGGCGTGCTCCGAGCTCTGGATGACCGGTAGGGACGGCGAAGGCCCCGCCCGGACCGGCGTACCGGACTGGGCGGGGCCTTCGGCTTCGATCCGCAGTGGGTCAGTGCACCTCATGGGTCAGTGCACCTCATGGGTCAGTGCACCTCGTGGGTCAGTGCACCTCGTGGGTCAGTGCACCTCGTGGGTCAGTGCACCTCGGCGCGGATGGCGGAGATCTCGATCATCTCCTCGCGGGGGACGACCTTGATCCGCTCGCGGCCGTGCGGCTCGCCCAGCGCACGCTCGTGGGCGTCCAACTGCAGCCAGCCCTCGAGAGTCGTGTAGTTCACGCCCTTCTCGGACAGGAACTCCAGCACCGCATCCTCCGAGGGCTGCTCCGGGGCCGGCAGCGACTCGACATCCTCCAGCAGGTTCTTGATGGTCTCGGCGGCGTCGGACTTGGTGTGACCGATCAGGCCCACCGGACCACGCTTGATCCAGCCGGTGGCATAGGCATGCGGCAACTGCTCGCCGTCCTCGCCGAGAACCCGTCCGCCCTCGTTCGGGATCACCCCGGCGACATGGTCGAAGGGCAGGCCCGGCAGCGGGGAGGAGAGGTAGCCGATCGCGCGGTAGACCGCATCCACGTCCCAGTCGGTGTACTCGCCGGTCCCGCGGACCGTTCCGTCGCCGACCAACTCGGTCCGCTCGGTGCGCAGACCGGTGACCTTGCCGTCCTCGCCGAGAACCTCCACCGGGCTGGCGCAGAAGTGGATGTGGATCCGGTGGGCGGCACCGGTCGGCTCGTTGTCCAGCCACTTGAGCAAGGTGTCGACGACCATCTTGGTCTGCTTGCTCTTCTGGATCGCCTGCTCGCTGCCCTCGTCGATCTCGAAGCCCTCGGGGTGGACCAGCACGTCGACATTCGGCGAGTGGTTCAGCTCGCGGAGTTCCAGCGGGGTGAACTTGATCTGGGCCGGGCCGCGACGGGCGAAGACGTGGACGTCGGAGGCCTGGTTCGCCTTCAGCCCCTGGTAGACGTTCTCCGGGATCTCGGTGACCAGCTGCTCATCGGCGGTCTTGGCCAGCACCCGGGCGATGTCCAGGGCGACGTTGCCGGCGCCGAGGACGGCGACCTTCTCGGCATGCAGCGGCCATTCGCGGCCGACATCGGGGTGACCGTCGTACCAGGAGACGAAGTCGGCCGCGCCGTAGCTGCCGTCGAGCTCGATGCCCGGGATGTTCAGCGGCCGATCAGCCATGGCACCGGTGGCCACGATCACGGCGTCGTAGAACTTCAAAGCCTCGTCGAAGGTCAGATCGGTGCCGAACTCGACATTGCCCAGGAAACGGATTCCCGGCTTCGCCAGCACCCGGCCGAGGGCCTTGATGATCTCCTTGATCCGGGGGTGATCGGGGGCCACACCGTAGCGGACCAAGCCGTAGGGAGCGGGCAACCGTTCGAACAGGTCGACCGTGGCCCCCGGGTGGTTGTTGGTCAGGATGTCGGCGGCGTAGGTACCTGCCGGCCCGCCGCCGATGATCGCCACGCGAAGGTCGCGCATGTTGTGTGTGCCTTCCTCGATACTTCAGGTCTCGTATTCAGACGTGCCTTAGGTGAGCCTACCTACCGCTGGTGACGGATCGGATGCGAGTTTGCTCACGTTGACGCCTGGCCCCAGCGTCTGGGGATGTCCACCGTTCCAGTGCACTCTAGGCGCCATCGGGCGTCGGACCTGGTACGTGCCGCCCACTGGACAGCGGTTGCGGACCGGCCGGTCTGTTGTAGAACCCGCGCCCTTAGGCTGATCCGATCACCTCGTACCTCAGCAGGAGACGGCCATGGCCCATGAACCGATGTTCGACCCCGATGATCCGCTGCTGGCCCGGCTCCGGGAGATCGCCCTGGCCCTGCCCGAGGCAGCGGAGAAGGTGTCCCACGGCCGGCCCGCCTTCCACACCGTGAAGGTCTTCGTCTACTTCGGAGGATCGATCAAGGTCGACGGCTCCTGGGAGCAGCACCCACAGTCGGTGTTGCTGTACGCCGATCTGCTCGGGCAGACCCAGCTGCGCTCCCGTCCGGACAGCTTCATCCCCGGCTACCTCGGGGGCAGCGGCTGGACCGGTCTGGACCTGGGCCCGGCCACCGATTACAACGAGATCGCCGACCTGATCGAGGAGTCCTACCGGCTCACCGCGCCGAAACGGCTGCTGCGGGCCTTGGACGACTGAACCGACGCTCGGCGGATGCGATGCGCCGGGGGTGACCACGGGCTCCGGCACCGTGGTGGTGCCGGCGCCCGTCGTCGCCCCGGACGAGCCGCTAGAAGGTGAACCAGCTGAACAACAGCACCGCCAGTCCCAGGCCGACGACCAGGTTCACCCCGGTGGCCGCGGCGAAGACCGCGATCGGTCGCCAACCCGCCTCCCGCAGTGACCTCGCCTTGAACTCCAGGCCGATGCTGACGAAGGCCAGGATCAGGAACCAGGTACGGAGGTCGTTGGCGACGTCGATCGCCGCCTCGGAGGTCTCCGGGGAGACCGAGGCCGCGTAGATGGTGGCGATCACCGAGGCGGCGATGAAGCCGAGCACGAACTTCGGGAAACGATCCCAGAACGCCCGAACGGTCGGTCGTCCCTCACCCGGTCGGCGCTCGATCTTGATCGCGAAGTAGGCCGTCAGCGCCACCGCGGCCACGCCGAGCAACGCATTCTGGGTGGTCTTCACGATGGTCGCGATCTGCAGCGGTTCCTCGCCGGCGATCGCACCGGCCGCCGAGACTGCGGCAGTGGTGTCGATGTTGCCGCCGATCCAGGCACCGGTCACCGCTGGGCTGAGCCCCAGCAGCCCGGACAACCACGGCAGCAGGAAGATCGACGGCAGGGCGAAGAGGATCACCAGGCTCGCGGTGTAGGCGAGTTGCTCCCGTTTGGCCCGGACCGCTCCGGCAGCCGCAATGGCCGCGCTGACACCACAGATGGACACTGCCGCAGCCAGCAGTGCGCGCAGTTTGTCGTCCAGGCCGAGTTTCCCGCCGATCCACCAGGTGAACGCGAAGACGATCGAGATCAACAACATCGCCTGGGCGATCGCCGGGCCGAGCGCCTTGATGATCACGGCGAAGTTGATCGACGCGCCCAGCAGCACCAAACCGGTCTTGATGAAGAACTCGGTACGGAACGCCGCGGCAAGCCGTTCCTTGATCCGCAGGGCCGCCAGGACGGCATTGCCCAGCAGCCCCAGGGCGATCGCGTAGACCGGGAACTCGATCGCGTCCGCGACCCGGCCGAAGCCCGTGCCCTCGGTCCACTCCGGTACGCGGTCGGTCAGCACCCGGGTGAGATAGGCCAGGCCGATGACCACCACCAGCCCGGCGATCACCCCGACCACCGTCACCGGAGGTCGCTGTTCGTCCTCATAGGCCTCCGGCGTGGTCTCCTCGGTGGGTGCTGGTGGCACCGGTGTGCCCTGCGCGTCGCTGCGGTGGTCATGGTGCAGATCGGGTCGGGAGTCACTCACGGGATCACTCCGTCCGGGATCAGTCCGGTCAGCGCTGCGGCCAGCAGTGCCAGGCCGACGACCACGGCTGCCCAGTCCTCGCTGATGGAGAACTTGCCGTGTTCGCGGGGGTCGGGTTCGGCGGCGGCGCTGGGCTGGGGGTTGCTGCTCATGTCGTACCTCACTTCCTGTCAGGGCACGACATTAAAGTGAACCAACTGGCTACAGATTGGTCTCAGCATCCGGTCGCGCTTGACGCGGTCCGGTCTGTTCCAGTCCGAGCCGCTCGGCGAGGAAGGTGTAGGCCAGTGCCTGCATGAACGCGCGCTGTTCATTGGTCGCCGCGCCACCGTGCCCGCCCTCGATGTTCTCGAAGTAGGTGACATCGGCACCGGACTCGAGCATCAGGGCGGCCATCTTCCGGGCATGTGCGGGATGCACCCGGTCGTCGCGGGTGGAGGTGGTGAACAGGATCGGCGGATAGGTCCGTTCGGGATCGAAGAGGTGGTACGGGGAGAAGGTCCGGATGAACTCCCACTCCTGCGCCAGGTCGGGGTCGCCGTACTCGGCCATCCAGGAGGCGCCGGCCAACAGGTGCCGGTAGCGCAGCATGTCCAGCAAGGGCACCTGGCAGACGATCGCCCCGAACAGCTCGGGGCTGCGTACCAGCAGGTTGCCGACCAGCAGTCCGCCGTTGGAACCGCCTTGCACCCCCAGGTGCGCGGGGCTGGTGATCCCGCGCGCGATCAGGTCGCGGGCGACCGCCTCGGCGTCCGCGTAGGCACGGTGACGATGCTGCTTCAGCGCGGCCGTGTGCCAGCGGGGGCCGTACTCGCCGCCGCCGCGGATGTTCGCCACCGCATAGGCGCCGCCGCGTTCCAGCCAGCCGGCGCCGAGCGGACCGGAATAGGTCGGGGTCAACGAGATCTCGAATCCGCCGTATCCGTAGAGCAGGGTCGGGGTGCTTCCGTCCGGCTCGAGGTCGGCGCGGCGGACCAGGAACCAGGGCACCTGGGTACCGTCGGCCGAGGTGGCGAAGTGCTGTTCGGCAACCAGTCCGGAGGCGTCGAAGAACGCCGGTGTCGACTTCAGCGGCCGGCTGTCGACGAGCGCCCCGGAGCCGTCGAGTTCGACCAGCGAGAGACTGGTGGGCGAACAGAAGTCGGTCTCGTACCACCACAGGTCGTCACTGCTGAGCGGATCCACCGCGGCGACGGCGATCGTCCCGACGGCGGGCACGCCTTCCACGGGGCGGGGGGAGAAGGCCCCCGATCCCGGGGTGAGCACCTCGACCCGGCTCTTGACGTCGTCGAGCAGGGTCAGCACCAGATGGTTCCGGGTCCAGGTCGAACCTGACAGCGACACCGACTCGGTGGGCGCGAACGCGGTACGGAAGTCCCGGTCGCCGGCGAGGAAGGCCGTGAAGTCGATCAGCAGCAGTGAACCGGCGGCGTGGACGGTCTCGCCGAGCGTCCAGTCCTCACGCAGTTCGACGCTGAGCCACTCACGGTGCAGATCGATCTCGGCCGAGGCCGGGACGTCGATCGGGACCGGCCCGTCGTCGGTGAGCAGTTGCACCTGCGAGGTCCAGAAGGTCGGTCGCGTGATCAGCAGGGTCCGCTCGAATCCGGGCGTGTCGTCATGATGGGCGCCGACGTACATGTCCTCGGCCCGGCCGCTGATCAGCGTCTCGGCGACCTCCAACGGGGTGTCACGATGCCAGCGTCGGACGGTTCGCGGATAGCCCGAGTCGGTCATCGATCCGGGGCCGAAGTCACGGAAGACGAGCAGGGTGTCGGCGTTCTCCCAGACCGCACCGCCCTTGGACTCGGGCAGGCTGAAGCCGTCGTCGACGAACTCGTGGGTGTCGAGGTCGAACTCGCGGACGACGTCGGCATCGGCGCCGCCCCGGGACAGGCTGACCAGTGCCCGCCGGTACGCGCCGTCCCCGCCACGCAGCACCTGCGCGCCGTGCCAGACCCAGTTCTCCGCCTCGGCATCACCCAGTGCGTCGAGGTCGAGCAGTACCTCCCACTCGGGATCGTCGTCGGCCCAGGACTCGGGGGAGGTACGTCGCCAGAGGCCACGCGGATGCTCGGCATCGGTCCAGAAGTTGTAGACGAGATCCCCGCGGCGTACCGGCGTCGGGATCCGGGCGTCGGAATCGAGGATCGCCCCGATCCGTGCGGCCAGGTCGGCGAACCCGTCGGTGGCCACCAGGTCGGCCGCGCGCTCACCGTTGCGGGCGCGTACCCATTCCAGGGAGGCCTCGCCCTCGACATCCTCCAGCCAGGCGTAGCGATCCTGCGTCATCGATCTCACTCTCGTCTCGAAGTCCGTCTGCCGTTCCCGCCCATGCGTACCACGGACTCCGGCGGGCAGAACTGTGGACGGGCTGCCCCTCCACGCATCTCATCGGGAGCTCTGGTGACCTGAACGGCCCGTGAGGTCGGCATAACTTCCGACAAGATGGGTGAGCGCGGGCTGGTAGGTGAACAGACACCCCGCCGGTACGGTGGGGCGCATGTGCCCCCGCCCCGCCTCCTTCGTCGCGGTGCTGGCGGCTCTGACCCTGGCGGTGAGCAGCAGCGGATGTTCACTGGTGGGCCGGACCATCGAACAGGGAAACGCCGTCGAACTGGAACTCGATGCGATCGCCGGGATCGGCGGCCGTGACCCCGAACCGGGACTGGCGATGGCCGGACACCTGGCAGTCGCCGAGAACGGTCTGGCCGTGGTCGACGCGAGCACCGGCGAACCGAGCGCGGTCTACCCCGAATCGGCCGTCGTCGCCAGCCCGCAGGTGGTGCACATCGCCGAGGACGGCTCAGCCCTGGTCGCCGACGGCGAAACCGGCGAGGTGCCGCAGTTCTTCCGGATCCAGGGTGACGAACTCGACCGGTTCCCGCTGCCCGACCTGACCGGCAGCGGCGACCGGCTGACCGAACTGAGCGTGATCGGCACCAGCACCGGCGCGATCACGATCAGCGCCTGCACCGAGTCCTCGGAGGTGAAGTACCTGGCCGGCCTCGACCCGGTCACCGGTGCGATCCTGTGGCGCGCGGAGTCCGACCGGGGCAGTGCCTGCCTGCCCGATGCGGTCGGTGAGTTGCACGAATCGACTGCGGTGGCGGTGGCGGTCGGTACGGCCGAGGAACCGACCCAGCGGGTCTTGGACCAGCGCACCGGGACCGTGCTGAACGACTGGAGCGAGGACCTGGTGGTCGGCAGTGCGTTCCTGCGCGGTGAGCAGGTGATCGCCTTCGACCTGCACGGGCAGGTTGCCTCCTGGCCGCTGGGCGACAACCGGGTTTCCTGGTCCACCCCCAGTTGTCTGCGGACCGATCGCGGGGCCGCCTGGCGGTGGGGCAGCGAGGTCGGGACGATGCCGATCGGTGCGACCTCGGTGCGGTATGCCACCTTGATCTGCGGTGAGGAGTCGATGCTGATCGATTTCAGCGCCGGCACGAGCATTCCGACCGAGACCGACGCACCGGCGAGTGAGGAACGTCTGTCCACCGGCAGGTTCACTGTGTTGCTGAGCGACGGCACCCTGTCCGGCCGGGACGAACTCAGTGGCACCGAGGCCTGGTCCGAGTCCCTGGAACTGGAGCCCGGGGAGGCGGTGACCTTGGCAGCGACCACTGGTCAGGCCCAGCCCCTGGTGGCGCTGGAGATCACCCAGCCCAGTGAGGACGGCCGGCTGATCGAGTCCCAGCGGGTGCAGGTGATCGATCCCGAGACCGGGGAGGTCGTGGCACGATCCACCGACGGATTCGTCAGCGCCCGGGCGGGGTCGGCCATGTTGGTGGTCGACCAACGCCGTCAGCGGGTACTGCTGGTACCGAATCCGCAACGATGAGCTGCGGTTGGCACAGGTCGATGCGGCTGGCACAGGTCGAGGCGGCCGGCTCGGTGTCCGGCTGATTCCGGCTCGGCGGACCTGAGGTCCGGATCGGCCCCGGTGGCAGGCGGCTGCCCTAGGCTGTCGCCCGTGGGAGAGACTGCCGGGCGCGACGACCGGATCACCTTGCGATTCATGACCACCCCGGCAGACACCGCGGCCGGTGGTCGGTCGGTGGCTGCGGGCAGCGTCATGGAGTGGATCGACAAGGCCGGGTACGCCTGCGCGGTCGGCTGGTCGGGTGCGTACTG comes from the Naumannella halotolerans genome and includes:
- a CDS encoding N-acetylglutaminylglutamine amidotransferase — encoded protein: MGGTVCGIAAEIRFDGTQADVGALAAMTACQVHRGPDGSGLWVRERVGLGHRRLAIIDLSTAGAQPLVEPALGLSVVFNGCIYNHHELRDELGKLGHSFFSISDTEVIAKAYKQWGTDFVDHLIGMFSLVIVELDSGRTILARDRLGIKPMYLDERPGMLRVASTVPALLAAGGVDTTIDPVALSYYMSWHAVVPAPRTILKGIRKLPPATVRVIEADGSSREWVYWEPRFERDAELAGWSQADWSEALIDKLRTAVKRRMVADVPVGVLLSGGVDSSLIVGLLAEAGQSGLATYSIGFESAGGESGDEFEYSGLVAEHFGTDHHRIPIESSRLLPGIDAAVRAMSEPMVSHDCVAFHLLSQEVSKTIKVVQSGQGADEVLGGYSWYPPLAGVPRSEAAEVYADHFFDRRWDSLTKIVNRQWLPDHDAPMAFTEQRFAVPGAETAVDAALRNDTTVMLVDDPVKRVDTMTMDWGLEARVPFLDHEFVEFCGKIPPELKLADGGKGVLKRGARGHIPDAVIDRTKGYFPVPAIRQLSGPYLDRVSDALNAQAARDRDLFDRSVVDQWLAAPNDHRTELDGNALWQLALLEMWLQEHSIG
- a CDS encoding Gfo/Idh/MocA family protein, with translation MQHSSPQATVSGSLGIGMVGYAFMGRAHSQGWLGAREFFSPPLWPQLRTVAGRNRAGAQELADHFGWGGVTTDWQDLLSDDGIGLVDICTPGDTHAEIAIAALEAGRHVLVEKPMANTVAEAERMAAAAERAAARGQIAMVGFTYRRVPAVQLARQIVAEGKLGTIRLIRAEYLQDWLVDSAAPFTWRSDRELAGSGALGDIGAHAIDLAQFVSGELITEVSGLLDTAVATRTDAEGVAQEVTVDDTAAFLTRFQGGAVGNFTATRMATGRKNSLRLEISGELGAISFDLEDLNVLQLQDTSEGDRAGFRRIDVTEPSHRYLSGWWPPGHALGYQHGFTHQALDLLNGIAAGENPRPTFADALGVQRVLQSVEDSARDRSWVAVDQLARTDN
- a CDS encoding FAD-dependent oxidoreductase, encoding MRDLRVAIIGGGPAGTYAADILTNNHPGATVDLFERLPAPYGLVRYGVAPDHPRIKEIIKALGRVLAKPGIRFLGNVEFGTDLTFDEALKFYDAVIVATGAMADRPLNIPGIELDGSYGAADFVSWYDGHPDVGREWPLHAEKVAVLGAGNVALDIARVLAKTADEQLVTEIPENVYQGLKANQASDVHVFARRGPAQIKFTPLELRELNHSPNVDVLVHPEGFEIDEGSEQAIQKSKQTKMVVDTLLKWLDNEPTGAAHRIHIHFCASPVEVLGEDGKVTGLRTERTELVGDGTVRGTGEYTDWDVDAVYRAIGYLSSPLPGLPFDHVAGVIPNEGGRVLGEDGEQLPHAYATGWIKRGPVGLIGHTKSDAAETIKNLLEDVESLPAPEQPSEDAVLEFLSEKGVNYTTLEGWLQLDAHERALGEPHGRERIKVVPREEMIEISAIRAEVH
- a CDS encoding TIGR00730 family Rossman fold protein, encoding MSNAAGQVRRAGSITVFAGAAAGIDDRWAKTAYELGRLIAQGPGTLVFGAGGTGLMGAVSDGALDHGGHVVGVIPESMIEKEWARPDLTELIVTDGMHERKKIMASRADGFICLPGGAGTLEELVEIWSWVNLGFLDSRIVLLDDNGFWQPLLELVQHFERSEFLGEQTRRQLLVAEDPAEALVMALG
- a CDS encoding S9 family peptidase, with the protein product MVELNPLIDTRSDADLAPDPALALEQAWGSWCPTMTPDASRVAFISDRDGSPAVWVQDVAGGAAQRIHLSEDPVVDVQWSADRSWLSVAVATDGGVRTQVWVVRPDGSDARCVAGSRQVHAELGPWARSGQRLVVTIPSAEPGWQGQSYLVNPVDGERELLAGADLIHVLDLSVEERFVVILDGRRGEQYCALVDRMADTTIPLLPHREVGSTEKAMIRPSPPDEAGPMTVYLVTDMGAPRRQLVAMAIGPHGWRSAERVVAARPDAELESVDADDQGRLLVLTWNLDGGDSEIELLDSHTGEQLIVPDVPSSPGSPSMVISGVVLSRDGTRILCCVDGPTAPRRIWCFDTRVLRWQPVTALTPMPDIELIIPTLEQFPAEDGLMLSGWLYRAPGADRSAPAMLSLHGGPEAQERPGFSPQHQALASAGITVFAPNIRGSSGFGRHFVHADDKQKRFDAFGDVLTCRQFLVDQGLAAPERIAVTGRSYGGYLTAAMVAFHPDAFAAGVNICGMTDLRTFYRDSEPWIAEAAKSKYGDPELDADLLARISPMTSIDHVVAPVLVVHGELDTNVPIGEAMQFVDALRERGRVVEYLELAGEGHNYRRISSRVQLTRAIRRFLTEHL